TATTATCAACCGGAAGCTTATGTGCCTGCAACGGACACATATATCGAAAAAGACTCCAGCGTCAACGATGAGATCGACAAATTGCGCCACTCGGCGACCAGTTCGCTGTTTGAACGGCGCGACGTGATTATCGTGGCGAGCGTTTCCTGCATTTACGGTTTGGGCTCTCCCGACGAATACCGGGATCTTGTCCTGTCGCTGCGCGTCGGCATGGAACGCCCGCGCAATTCCATTTTGCGCAAACTGGTCGATATTCAATACCAACGCAACGATATCAATTTCACGCGCGGCACGTTTCGGGTGCGCGGCGATGTGGTGGAGATTTTTCCGGCGTCGCACGGCGAGCGGGCGATTCGCGTGGAAATGTTCGGCGATGAAATTGAACGCATTACCGAAATCGATGTGTTGACCGGAGAAATTTTGGGCGAACGCGAACATTGCGCCATTTTTCCGGCTTCGCACTTTGTGACCCGCGAAGAGAAGATGAAGATCGCCATGAACAACATCGAGCGCGAACTGGAAGAACGGCTTGCCGAACTGCGGGGGCAAGGCAAACTGCTCGAGGCGCAGCGCCTGGAACAGCGCACGCGCTACGATTTGGAGATGATGGCGGAGATGGGCTTTTGCTCCGGCATCGAAAACTATTCCGGGCCGCTGACGTTTCGCGAGCGCGGTTCAACCCCGTACACGCTGCTTGATTATTTTCCCGACGATTTCCTGATCGTCGTGGACGAGTCCCATGTAACGCTGCCGCAGCTGCGCGGCATGTACAATGGCGACCGGGCCCGCAAAGAAGTGCTTGTGGAGCATGGCTTCCGGTTGCCGTCGGCGTTGGACAACCGCCCCTTGCGTTTTGAAGAATTCGAACAGAAGATCAACCAGATCATTTTTATTTCAGCTACGCCCGGGCCGTATGAATTGGAACATTGTCCGGAAATGGTGGAGCAGATCATCCGGCCGACGGGATTGCTGGATCCGATCGTGCATGTCCGCCCCACTAAGGGACAAATCGACGATCTGATTCATGAAATCCGCGAACGCATCGACAAAGACGAGCGCGTATTGGTTACAACCCTGACAAAGAAAATGGCCGAGGACTTAACGGACTATTTGAAGGAAATCGGCATCAAGGTCAACTATTTGCATTCCGATATCAAAACACTGGAACGCATGGAAATTTTGCGCGACTTGCGCCTTGGCAACCACCACGTTTTGGTGGGCATCAACTTGCTGCGGGAAGGGCTTGATTTGCCGGAAGTGTCCCTGGTGGCGATATTGGATGCGGATAAGGAAGGGTTTTTGCGCTCGGAACGTTCGCTTATCCAAACAATCGGGCGGGCGGCGCGAAACGTTGACGGCACGGTGATCATGTATGCCGATACGGTGACCGAATCGATGGATCGCGCGATTAAAGAGACGGAGCGCAGACGCCGGATACAGCAGGCTTACAACGCCAAGCATCATATAACGCCGCAGACGGTGCACAAGAAAGTGCGCGATTTGATCGAAGCGACAAAAGCCGCGGAGCAGAAAGCCGATTATCTGCCGGGCAAACAAGCGGCGAAGATGTCGAAGCGGGACCGGCTTACGCTGATCGAACGGTTGGAAAAGGAAATGAAGAACGCGGCCAGAGAGCTTCAGTTTGAACGCGCGGCCGAACTCCGCGACGCCATACTGGAGCTGAAAGCGGAAATGTAGGCGCCGCTTGGAAAGGAACGATCGCATAATGGCAAGAGACAATATCGTGATAAAAGGCGCGCGCGCGCATAATCTGAAAAATATCGATGTCACCATACCGCGCGACCAATTTGTCGTGTTGACCGGATTAAGCGGTTCCGGCAAATCTTCGCTGGCGTTTGACACGATCTATGCCGAGGGGCAAAGGCGCTATGTGGAGTCGTTGTCCGCATACGCCCGGCAATTTCTCGGACAGATGGACAAGCCGGATGTAGACTCCATCGAAGGCTTGTCTCCGGCAATATCGATCGATCAGAAAACGACCAGCCGCAATCCGCGTTCCACGGTCGGCACGGTGACGGAGATTTACGACTACTTACGGCTTCTGTTTGCCCGCGTCGGCAAGCCGCATTGCCCGATCCACGGTGTGGAAATTACCTCGCAAACCGTCGAGCAGATGGTTGACAGAATCATGGAGTATCCGGAACGCACGAAACTGCAAATTCTGGCGCCGGTGGTTTCCGGCCGCAAGGGCGAACATGCCAAGCTGCTTGCCGATATTCAGAAGCAGGGCTATGTGCGCGTCCGCGTCAACGGTGAAATTCGCGAATTGTCCGAGTCGATTGAACTGGAAAAAAACAAAAAGCACGCCATCGAAGTGGTGGTCGATCGGATTGTGGTGAAGCCGGATGTGCAGTCGCGGCTGGCCGATTCTCTGGAAACCGCGCTCAAGTTGGGCGGCGGACAAGTGCTGGTCGACATCATAGGCAAGGAGGAATTGTTGTTCAGTTCCAACTTCGCTTGCCCGGAATGCGGGTTCAGCATCGATGAACTGGCGCCGCGGATGTTTTCGTTCAACAGCCCGTACGGCGCTTGTCCGGAGTGCGACGGGCTTGGCAATAAAATGCTGGTCGATCCCGATTTGCTTGTTCCCGACAAGGACAAGACCATTGCGCAGGGCGCGTTTGAAGCATGGGCCGGCAGCACTTCCAATTATTACCCGCAAATGATGGAAGCCGCCTGCAAACATTTCGGCATTCCGACGGACGTGCCGGTTAAATCGTTGAGCAAAGAGCAAATCAACAAGCTGCTCTACGGAACGGGCGCGGATAAAATCCGTTTTCGCTACGAAAGCGACTTCGGGCGCATACGGGAAGTAACCGTGCCGTTTGAAGGCATTGTCGGAAATCTGGAACGGCGCTATCGGGACACGGCTTCGGACAGCATCCGCGAATTCATCGAGGGGTACATGAGCGCAAAGCCTTGCCAAAAATGCCACGGGCACAGGCTGCGCCCGGAAAGCCTCGCCGTTACGTTGAACGGAAAAAATATCGCCTATGTGACCGACTTGTCCGTCGGCGATGCGTACGCCTTTTTCGAGTCACTGCAACTGAACGAGCGGGATATGGCAATTGCCCATCTGATTTTGAAAGAAATAAAAGCAAGGCTGGGATTTCTCGTCAATGTCGGGCTTGACTATTTAACGCTAAGCCGGTCGGCCGGCACGTTATCCGGCGGAGAAGCGCAGCGCATTCGCCTCGCGACGCAAATCGGTTCCAGCCTGATGGGCGTGCTGTATATTCTGGACGAACCGAGCATTGGGCTGCATCAACGCGATAACCAACGGCTGATCCGAACGCTGGAGCAGATGCGCGATCTGGGCAATACGTTGATCGTCGTCGAAC
The Bacilli bacterium genome window above contains:
- the uvrA gene encoding excinuclease ABC subunit UvrA → MARDNIVIKGARAHNLKNIDVTIPRDQFVVLTGLSGSGKSSLAFDTIYAEGQRRYVESLSAYARQFLGQMDKPDVDSIEGLSPAISIDQKTTSRNPRSTVGTVTEIYDYLRLLFARVGKPHCPIHGVEITSQTVEQMVDRIMEYPERTKLQILAPVVSGRKGEHAKLLADIQKQGYVRVRVNGEIRELSESIELEKNKKHAIEVVVDRIVVKPDVQSRLADSLETALKLGGGQVLVDIIGKEELLFSSNFACPECGFSIDELAPRMFSFNSPYGACPECDGLGNKMLVDPDLLVPDKDKTIAQGAFEAWAGSTSNYYPQMMEAACKHFGIPTDVPVKSLSKEQINKLLYGTGADKIRFRYESDFGRIREVTVPFEGIVGNLERRYRDTASDSIREFIEGYMSAKPCQKCHGHRLRPESLAVTLNGKNIAYVTDLSVGDAYAFFESLQLNERDMAIAHLILKEIKARLGFLVNVGLDYLTLSRSAGTLSGGEAQRIRLATQIGSSLMGVLYILDEPSIGLHQRDNQRLIRTLEQMRDLGNTLIVVEHDEDTMLAADYIIDIGPGAGMHGGTVVAQGTPREIMDNPNSLTGQYLSGRKFIPIMPERRKPNGKWLEIRGAKENNLKNLNVKIPLGVFTCVTGVSGSGKSTLVNEILYKSLARDLNKARVRPGAHKEIKGLEHLEKVVNIDQSPIGRTPRSNPATYTGVFDDIRDVFSAVPEAKIRGYQKGRFSFNVKGGRCEACHGDGIIKIEMHFLPDVYVPCEVCKGKRYNRETLEIRYKGKNIADVLEMTIEDGCEFFKNIPRIHRKLQTLLDVGLGYMRLGQPATTLSGGEAQRVKLAAELYRRSTGKTMYILDEPTTGLHIDDIDRLLKVLHRLVDSGETVLVIEHNLDVIKTADYMIDLGPEGGSRGGKIIAHGTPEEITKVAASYTGQFLRPILERDRKRSDDLLARLRSSEAAVAAAD
- the uvrB gene encoding excinuclease ABC subunit UvrB, whose translation is MVEQATAQIPFQLVSEYAPQGDQPQAIAKLVEGVRNGKKFQTLLGATGTGKTYTVAQTIAGLNRPTLVIAHNKTLAAQLYSEFKEFFPHNAVEYFVSYYDYYQPEAYVPATDTYIEKDSSVNDEIDKLRHSATSSLFERRDVIIVASVSCIYGLGSPDEYRDLVLSLRVGMERPRNSILRKLVDIQYQRNDINFTRGTFRVRGDVVEIFPASHGERAIRVEMFGDEIERITEIDVLTGEILGEREHCAIFPASHFVTREEKMKIAMNNIERELEERLAELRGQGKLLEAQRLEQRTRYDLEMMAEMGFCSGIENYSGPLTFRERGSTPYTLLDYFPDDFLIVVDESHVTLPQLRGMYNGDRARKEVLVEHGFRLPSALDNRPLRFEEFEQKINQIIFISATPGPYELEHCPEMVEQIIRPTGLLDPIVHVRPTKGQIDDLIHEIRERIDKDERVLVTTLTKKMAEDLTDYLKEIGIKVNYLHSDIKTLERMEILRDLRLGNHHVLVGINLLREGLDLPEVSLVAILDADKEGFLRSERSLIQTIGRAARNVDGTVIMYADTVTESMDRAIKETERRRRIQQAYNAKHHITPQTVHKKVRDLIEATKAAEQKADYLPGKQAAKMSKRDRLTLIERLEKEMKNAARELQFERAAELRDAILELKAEM